A window of Zingiber officinale cultivar Zhangliang chromosome 5A, Zo_v1.1, whole genome shotgun sequence contains these coding sequences:
- the LOC121981788 gene encoding CLIP-associated protein-like isoform X3, with product MEVALEMVRVKDAKERMAGVERLRQVLEATTRGLSAGEVTALVDACIDLLKDSNFRVSQGALQSLSAAAVLSGENLKVHFNGLVPAVVERLGDGKQSVRDAARQLLITLMEVSSPTIIVERVGSYAWTHRSWRVREEFARTVTTAIRLFASTELPLQRVLLPPVLQLLNDSNQGVREAATSCIEEMYAQVGPQFREELHRHHLPSSMIKEINARLEQIQPKPQPSDRVGISYFSTEIRPSSANHKKNSPKAKIAHREISVSSGDNDSTEKPVVPINVFSEKELIKEIENIASTLVPEKDWSFRIAAMQKVEGLVFGGAADYTSFPTHLKQLIVPLNTQLLDRRSSIVKQACHLLRLLSKELMDDFEACAEIFIPVLMKLVVITVLVIAESADNCIKTMLRNCKVARVLPRIADAAKNDKSAVLRARCCEYALLILEYWADAPELQRSADLYEDLIKCCVADAMSEVRSTARTCYWMFTKTWPERSRRLFLSFDPVIQRMLNEENGGMNRRYSSPSLLEKGAHLSHSPSQSMSTSIPGYSISAIVAMDKTSAILSGTSVSSSSLVSKSKSLGKNSKRSLESVLHASKQKVLAIESLLKGISMSEKKTLTAACSTSLDLAVDSPSTHDKPLTTSVSSNSFSMQSSPLEDSTITNIGKDGNRNGGLNMSDLVSQVQLSRDQTKLSFLNHDTSDSLSLPSSYLKRSCEQLQDGSVCEDNVDHNLTRQLLGIQTEKCNLETPSMDSSHRDSQNLYVPNFRRPLLRKQVTGRGVANARNSFDDSQILASEMSSYIDGPETLGDALSEGLSPSSDWVARVCSFNYLWSLLQQGPKGVLEVTQNFEKVMKLFFRYLDDPHHKVAQATFVTLAEIISTCRKPFENYLERTLPRVFARLIDPKELVRQPCSVTLEIIGKTYNIDSLLPALVRSLDEQRSPKAKLAVIQFANNSFNKHTINYDGYSNNGFLKLWLAKLLPLVNDKNIRLKEASISGIISVYSHFDAIGVLNFILSLSVEEQNLLRRKLKQYTPRIEVELMNFLQNKKERQRSKSFYDQSNVGTSEEGYVGGIHCAYYSACSVDGEGERKRTSTEQLMQFDVYTIHATSDESHHPSQNVDACTSDPSSQGRLVTNSLLKTNYSIEHENSLLTPRLDVSELISCDGHKTIDMNHVSEVCRDPEMNHNKLNFSKSNLEGDMGPSIPGLLHQICNVNDASSSSEKCDTLQQLAEISLKNDNSVWAKYFDQILTAVLEVFDHSDPLMRELALSVIVRMLDNQKSAMEDSIDVVTEKLIHASKDEVAKVSNEANQCLNIILTRFDPYKFLSVIVPLLVSNDEKSLVICINCLTKVDVTQKMDLAIEGELWAISYWLVSVGTPRLFWCDQQVKLGPGCF from the exons ATGGAGGTGGCGTTGGAGATGGTGCGGGTCAAGGACGCCAAGGAGCGGATGGCTGGGGTGGAGCGGCTCCGCCAGGTTTTGGAAGCCACAACCAGGGGTCTCTCTGCCGGCGAGGTCACTGCCCTCGTCGATGCCTGCATTGATCTCCTTAAGGACAGCAATTTCCGCGTTTCCCAGGGAGCGCTCCAATCGCTGTCTGCCGCGGCTGTGCTCTCTGGAGAGAATTTGAAGGTTCATTTCAATGGCCTTGTGCCGGCCGTCGTGGAGAGGCTGGGAGATGGGAAACAGTCAGTGCGTGACGCGGCCAGGCAGCTTTTGATTACTCTTATGGAG GTATCATCCCCAACTATCATTGTCGAAAGAGTGGGTAGTTATGCCTGGACACACAGAAGTTGGAGAGTGAGGGAAGAATTTGCACGGACTGTCACTACAGCCATCAGACTTTTTGCTTCAACTGAACTACCTCTTCAGCGAGTTCTTCTACCTCCT GTTTTGCAGTTGTTAAATGATTCTAATCAGGGTGTAAGAGAAGCTGCTACTTCATGTATTGAG GAGATGTATGCACAAGTTGGGCCTCAATTTCGTGAGGAATTACACCGTCACCATCTTCCTTCCTCCATG ATAAAAGAAATCAATGCCAGGTTAGAACAAATACAACCAAAACCTCAGCCGTCAGATAGAGTTGGAATTTCTTATTTTTCAACTGAAATTAGGCCATCATCTGCAAACCATAAGAAGAATAGTCCAAAGGCCAAGATAGCTCATAGAGAAATCTCAGTTTCTAGTG GTGACAATGATTCTACTGAAAAGCCTGTGGTCCCTATTAATGTGTTTTCGGAGAAGGAACTCATTAAGGAAATTGAAAATATAGCATCTACGCTTGTGCCAGAGAAAGATTGGTCATTTCGCATTGCTGCCATGCAAAAAGTTGAAGGGCTTGTTTTTGGAG GTGCTGCAGATTATACATCCTTTCCTACGCACCTGAAGCAACTAATTGTGCCCCTTAATACTCAGCTATTGGATCGACGTTCTAGCATTGTGAAACAG GCGTGCCATTTGTTGCGCTTACTATCAAAAGAGCTAATGGATGACTTTGAAGCTTGTGCTGAGATCTTCATTCCG GTACTTATGAAGCTTGTTGTGATAACTGTTCTTGTGATTGCGGAGTCTGCAGATAATTGCATTAAAACA ATGTTGCGTAACTGCAAAGTTGCCCGTGTGCTACCTCGAATAGCTGATGCCGCAAAGAATGACAAAAGTGCAGTTCTTCGTGCTAG GTGTTGCGAATATGCGCTTCTGATACTGGAGTACTGGGCTGATGCTCCAGAACTTCAACGTTCTGCTGATTTATATGAGGATCTAATCAAATGCTGTGTAGCAGATGCAATGAGTGAG GTGCGATCAACTGCTCGAACCTGCTACTGGATGTTTACAAAAACATGGCCAGAGAGGTCTAGGCGTCTTTTTTTATCATTTGATCCTGTCATACAAAGG ATGTTGAatgaagagaatggaggtatgaACAGACgatattcttctccttctctcctTGAAAAGGGAGCACACTTATCTCATTCTCCATCTCAATCCATGAGTACAAGCATACCTGGCTATAGTATCTCTGCCATTGTTGCAATGGATAAGACTTCAGCTATTTTGTCAGGGACATCTGTTTCCTCATCTAGCCTTGTGTCAAAATCCAAATCACTTGGTAAAAATTCGAAGAGAAGCCTAGAGAGTGTGCTTCATGCTAGCAAACAGAAGGTTCTAGCTATTGAAAGTTTACTGAAAGGTATTAGCATGTCTGAGAAGAAAACCCTCACTGCTGCATGCTCCACAAGCTTGGATCTAG CCGTTGATTCTCCATCTACCCATGATAAGCCACTCACTACCAGTGTTTCGTCAAATTCTTTTTCTATGCAAAGTTCACCGTTGGAGGATTCAACCATCACAAACATTGGAAAAGATGGTAACAGGAATGGTGGTTTAAATATGTCTGACCTAGTCAGTCAGGTTCAATTATCTAGAGATCAAACAAAACTATCTTTCCTTAATCATGATACATCTGATTCCCTTTCTTTGCCATCATCATACTTGAAACGATCATGTGAACAATTGCAAGACGGAAGTGTTTGTGAAGATAATGTCGATCACAATTTGACTAGGCAACTTCTGGGTATCCAAACAGAAAAATGTAATCTGGAGACACCATCTATGGATTCTAGCCATAGGGATTCACAGAATCTTTATGTTCCCAACTTTCGACGGCCTCTTCTAAGAAAGCAAGTGACAGGAAGAGGTGTGGCAAATGCTAGAAATAGTTTTGATGATAGTCAAATCCTAGCAAGTGAAATGTCTAGCTATATAGATGGTCCGGAAACACTTGGTGATGCACTTAGTGAGGGACTAAGCCCAAGTTCAGATTGGGTAGCTAGGGTTTGTTCATTCAATTACCTTTGGAGTTTGTTGCAGCAAGGTCCAAAAGGTGTTTTGGAGGTAACACAGAATTTTGAGAAGGTTATGAAGTTGTTTTTTCGATATTTGGATGACCCTCATCATAAAGTTGCACAGGCAACCTTTGTAACCCTTGCTGAAATTATTTCAACTTGCAGAAAGCCTTTTGAGAATTATCTTGAAAGAACATTACCACGTGTTTTTGCTAGATTAATTGATCCAAAGGAACTGGTAAGGCAACCATGTTCAGTAACACTTGAGATAATTGGTAAGACGTACAACATTGATTCTCTTCTCCCTGCTCTTGTCCGCTCTTTGGATGAGCAGAGATCTCCTAAAGCAAAATTGGCTGTCATTCAGTTTGCAAATAATTCCTTTAATAAAcatacaataaattatgatggttACAGTAACAACGGATTTCTTAAGTTATGGCTTGCTAAGTTATTGCCTTTGGTAAATGACAAAAATATAAGGCTGAAGGAAGCATCCATTTCTGGAATCATTTCAGTTTATTCCCATTTTGATGCAATTGGAGTCTTGAATTTCATTTTGAGTCTTTCTGTTGAAGAACAGAACTTGTTAAGACGAAAACTTAAGCAGTATACTCCTCGTATAGAGGTTGAGTTAATGAACTTCTTGCAGAATAAGAAAGAACGTCAGCGTTCAAAATCTTTTTATGACCAATCAAATGTTGGAACTTCTGAGGAAGGTTATGTCGGAGGTATTCATTGTGCATATTACTCAGCCTGTTCAGTTGATGGTGAAGGTGAGAGGAAGCGGACTTCAACCGAGCAGTTGATGCAGTTTGATGTTTACACTATTCATGCAACTTCTGATGAGTCTCATCATCCTTCTCAGAATGTTGATGCTTGCACTTCTGATCCTTCATCTCAAGGCAGGTTGGTGACTAATTCATTGCTGAAAACAAATTATAGCATTGAGCATGAGAACTCTCTGTTAACTCCACGTCTAGATGTGAGTGAACTAATCAGTTGTGATGGACACAAGACCATTGATATGAATCATGTAAGTGAAGTTTGTAGAGATCCTGAAATGAACCATAATAagcttaatttttcaaaatctaacCTAGAAGGAGATATGGGACCTAGCATTCCAGGACTTCTTCATCAG ATTTGTAATGTAAATGATGCGAGCTCGAGTTCAGAGAAATGTGACACCTTGCAACAGCTGGCGGAAATTTCACTAAAGAATGATAATTCTGTCTGGGCAAAG TATTTCGATCAGATCTTGACAGCTGTGCTTGAGGTGTTTGATCATTCAGATCCTTTGATGCGGGAGCTGGCTCTTTCTGTGATTGTTAGAATGCTTGACAATCAG AAAAGTGCAATGGAAGATTCTATTGATGTTGTCACTGAGAAGTTGATTCATGCGTCTAAAGATGAGGTTGCGAAG GTTTCAAATGAAGCAAATCAATGCCTGAATATTATCTTGACACGCTTTGATCCATACAAATTCTTAAGT GTTATAGTTCCTTTATTAGTCAGCAATGATGAAAAGAGCCTTGTTATTTGTATCAACTGCTTAACCAAG GTGGATGTGACTCAAAAGATGGACTTGGCAATTGAAGGTGAATTGTGGGCTATAAGTTACTGGCTtgtatctgttggaaccccaaggttgttttggtgtgatcaacaagttaagttaggtcctggttgtttctaa
- the LOC121981788 gene encoding CLIP-associated protein-like isoform X5 has product MEVALEMVRVKDAKERMAGVERLRQVLEATTRGLSAGEVTALVDACIDLLKDSNFRVSQGALQSLSAAAVLSGENLKVHFNGLVPAVVERLGDGKQSVRDAARQLLITLMEVSSPTIIVERVGSYAWTHRSWRVREEFARTVTTAIRLFASTELPLQRVLLPPVLQLLNDSNQGVREAATSCIEEMYAQVGPQFREELHRHHLPSSMIKEINARLEQIQPKPQPSDRVGISYFSTEIRPSSANHKKNSPKAKIAHREISVSSGDNDSTEKPVVPINVFSEKELIKEIENIASTLVPEKDWSFRIAAMQKVEGLVFGGAADYTSFPTHLKQLIVPLNTQLLDRRSSIVKQACHLLRLLSKELMDDFEACAEIFIPVLMKLVVITVLVIAESADNCIKTMLRNCKVARVLPRIADAAKNDKSAVLRARCCEYALLILEYWADAPELQRSADLYEDLIKCCVADAMSENKKERQRSKSFYDQSNVGTSEEGYVGGIHCAYYSACSVDGEGERKRTSTEQLMQFDVYTIHATSDESHHPSQNVDACTSDPSSQGRLVTNSLLKTNYSIEHENSLLTPRLDVSELISCDGHKTIDMNHVSEVCRDPEMNHNKLNFSKSNLEGDMGPSIPGLLHQICNVNDASSSSEKCDTLQQLAEISLKNDNSVWAKYFDQILTAVLEVFDHSDPLMRELALSVIVRMLDNQKSAMEDSIDVVTEKLIHASKDEVAKVSNEANQCLNIILTRFDPYKFLSVIVPLLVSNDEKSLVICINCLTKIVGRLPQEDLMQHLPSFLPALFDAFGNQSPDLRKTVVFGLVEIYIILGKSFVPYLEGLSSTQLRLVTIYANRISQARSGASLNSCH; this is encoded by the exons ATGGAGGTGGCGTTGGAGATGGTGCGGGTCAAGGACGCCAAGGAGCGGATGGCTGGGGTGGAGCGGCTCCGCCAGGTTTTGGAAGCCACAACCAGGGGTCTCTCTGCCGGCGAGGTCACTGCCCTCGTCGATGCCTGCATTGATCTCCTTAAGGACAGCAATTTCCGCGTTTCCCAGGGAGCGCTCCAATCGCTGTCTGCCGCGGCTGTGCTCTCTGGAGAGAATTTGAAGGTTCATTTCAATGGCCTTGTGCCGGCCGTCGTGGAGAGGCTGGGAGATGGGAAACAGTCAGTGCGTGACGCGGCCAGGCAGCTTTTGATTACTCTTATGGAG GTATCATCCCCAACTATCATTGTCGAAAGAGTGGGTAGTTATGCCTGGACACACAGAAGTTGGAGAGTGAGGGAAGAATTTGCACGGACTGTCACTACAGCCATCAGACTTTTTGCTTCAACTGAACTACCTCTTCAGCGAGTTCTTCTACCTCCT GTTTTGCAGTTGTTAAATGATTCTAATCAGGGTGTAAGAGAAGCTGCTACTTCATGTATTGAG GAGATGTATGCACAAGTTGGGCCTCAATTTCGTGAGGAATTACACCGTCACCATCTTCCTTCCTCCATG ATAAAAGAAATCAATGCCAGGTTAGAACAAATACAACCAAAACCTCAGCCGTCAGATAGAGTTGGAATTTCTTATTTTTCAACTGAAATTAGGCCATCATCTGCAAACCATAAGAAGAATAGTCCAAAGGCCAAGATAGCTCATAGAGAAATCTCAGTTTCTAGTG GTGACAATGATTCTACTGAAAAGCCTGTGGTCCCTATTAATGTGTTTTCGGAGAAGGAACTCATTAAGGAAATTGAAAATATAGCATCTACGCTTGTGCCAGAGAAAGATTGGTCATTTCGCATTGCTGCCATGCAAAAAGTTGAAGGGCTTGTTTTTGGAG GTGCTGCAGATTATACATCCTTTCCTACGCACCTGAAGCAACTAATTGTGCCCCTTAATACTCAGCTATTGGATCGACGTTCTAGCATTGTGAAACAG GCGTGCCATTTGTTGCGCTTACTATCAAAAGAGCTAATGGATGACTTTGAAGCTTGTGCTGAGATCTTCATTCCG GTACTTATGAAGCTTGTTGTGATAACTGTTCTTGTGATTGCGGAGTCTGCAGATAATTGCATTAAAACA ATGTTGCGTAACTGCAAAGTTGCCCGTGTGCTACCTCGAATAGCTGATGCCGCAAAGAATGACAAAAGTGCAGTTCTTCGTGCTAG GTGTTGCGAATATGCGCTTCTGATACTGGAGTACTGGGCTGATGCTCCAGAACTTCAACGTTCTGCTGATTTATATGAGGATCTAATCAAATGCTGTGTAGCAGATGCAATGAGTGAG AATAAGAAAGAACGTCAGCGTTCAAAATCTTTTTATGACCAATCAAATGTTGGAACTTCTGAGGAAGGTTATGTCGGAGGTATTCATTGTGCATATTACTCAGCCTGTTCAGTTGATGGTGAAGGTGAGAGGAAGCGGACTTCAACCGAGCAGTTGATGCAGTTTGATGTTTACACTATTCATGCAACTTCTGATGAGTCTCATCATCCTTCTCAGAATGTTGATGCTTGCACTTCTGATCCTTCATCTCAAGGCAGGTTGGTGACTAATTCATTGCTGAAAACAAATTATAGCATTGAGCATGAGAACTCTCTGTTAACTCCACGTCTAGATGTGAGTGAACTAATCAGTTGTGATGGACACAAGACCATTGATATGAATCATGTAAGTGAAGTTTGTAGAGATCCTGAAATGAACCATAATAagcttaatttttcaaaatctaacCTAGAAGGAGATATGGGACCTAGCATTCCAGGACTTCTTCATCAG ATTTGTAATGTAAATGATGCGAGCTCGAGTTCAGAGAAATGTGACACCTTGCAACAGCTGGCGGAAATTTCACTAAAGAATGATAATTCTGTCTGGGCAAAG TATTTCGATCAGATCTTGACAGCTGTGCTTGAGGTGTTTGATCATTCAGATCCTTTGATGCGGGAGCTGGCTCTTTCTGTGATTGTTAGAATGCTTGACAATCAG AAAAGTGCAATGGAAGATTCTATTGATGTTGTCACTGAGAAGTTGATTCATGCGTCTAAAGATGAGGTTGCGAAG GTTTCAAATGAAGCAAATCAATGCCTGAATATTATCTTGACACGCTTTGATCCATACAAATTCTTAAGT GTTATAGTTCCTTTATTAGTCAGCAATGATGAAAAGAGCCTTGTTATTTGTATCAACTGCTTAACCAAG ATTGTCGGACGGCTTCCTCAAGAAGATTTGATGCAGCATTTGCCTTCATTTTTGCCAGCATTGTTTGATGCATTTGGAAACCAAAGTCCAGACTTGAGAAAG ACTGTTGTTTTCGGTTTGGTGGAAATCTATATCATATTGGGGAAGTCATTTGTACCTTATTTGGAGGGCCTTAGTAGCACGCAGCTACGACTGGTGACCATCTACGCAAACAGAATTTCTCAGGCAAGATCTGGTGCTTCACTCAATTCTTGTCACTAA
- the LOC121981788 gene encoding CLIP-associated protein-like isoform X4: MYAQVGPQFREELHRHHLPSSMIKEINARLEQIQPKPQPSDRVGISYFSTEIRPSSANHKKNSPKAKIAHREISVSSGDNDSTEKPVVPINVFSEKELIKEIENIASTLVPEKDWSFRIAAMQKVEGLVFGGAADYTSFPTHLKQLIVPLNTQLLDRRSSIVKQACHLLRLLSKELMDDFEACAEIFIPVLMKLVVITVLVIAESADNCIKTMLRNCKVARVLPRIADAAKNDKSAVLRARCCEYALLILEYWADAPELQRSADLYEDLIKCCVADAMSEVRSTARTCYWMFTKTWPERSRRLFLSFDPVIQRMLNEENGGMNRRYSSPSLLEKGAHLSHSPSQSMSTSIPGYSISAIVAMDKTSAILSGTSVSSSSLVSKSKSLGKNSKRSLESVLHASKQKVLAIESLLKGISMSEKKTLTAACSTSLDLAVDSPSTHDKPLTTSVSSNSFSMQSSPLEDSTITNIGKDGNRNGGLNMSDLVSQVQLSRDQTKLSFLNHDTSDSLSLPSSYLKRSCEQLQDGSVCEDNVDHNLTRQLLGIQTEKCNLETPSMDSSHRDSQNLYVPNFRRPLLRKQVTGRGVANARNSFDDSQILASEMSSYIDGPETLGDALSEGLSPSSDWVARVCSFNYLWSLLQQGPKGVLEVTQNFEKVMKLFFRYLDDPHHKVAQATFVTLAEIISTCRKPFENYLERTLPRVFARLIDPKELVRQPCSVTLEIIGKTYNIDSLLPALVRSLDEQRSPKAKLAVIQFANNSFNKHTINYDGYSNNGFLKLWLAKLLPLVNDKNIRLKEASISGIISVYSHFDAIGVLNFILSLSVEEQNLLRRKLKQYTPRIEVELMNFLQNKKERQRSKSFYDQSNVGTSEEGYVGGIHCAYYSACSVDGEGERKRTSTEQLMQFDVYTIHATSDESHHPSQNVDACTSDPSSQGRLVTNSLLKTNYSIEHENSLLTPRLDVSELISCDGHKTIDMNHVSEVCRDPEMNHNKLNFSKSNLEGDMGPSIPGLLHQICNVNDASSSSEKCDTLQQLAEISLKNDNSVWAKYFDQILTAVLEVFDHSDPLMRELALSVIVRMLDNQKSAMEDSIDVVTEKLIHASKDEVAKVSNEANQCLNIILTRFDPYKFLSVIVPLLVSNDEKSLVICINCLTKIVGRLPQEDLMQHLPSFLPALFDAFGNQSPDLRKTVVFGLVEIYIILGKSFVPYLEGLSSTQLRLVTIYANRISQARSGASLNSCH; this comes from the exons ATGTATGCACAAGTTGGGCCTCAATTTCGTGAGGAATTACACCGTCACCATCTTCCTTCCTCCATG ATAAAAGAAATCAATGCCAGGTTAGAACAAATACAACCAAAACCTCAGCCGTCAGATAGAGTTGGAATTTCTTATTTTTCAACTGAAATTAGGCCATCATCTGCAAACCATAAGAAGAATAGTCCAAAGGCCAAGATAGCTCATAGAGAAATCTCAGTTTCTAGTG GTGACAATGATTCTACTGAAAAGCCTGTGGTCCCTATTAATGTGTTTTCGGAGAAGGAACTCATTAAGGAAATTGAAAATATAGCATCTACGCTTGTGCCAGAGAAAGATTGGTCATTTCGCATTGCTGCCATGCAAAAAGTTGAAGGGCTTGTTTTTGGAG GTGCTGCAGATTATACATCCTTTCCTACGCACCTGAAGCAACTAATTGTGCCCCTTAATACTCAGCTATTGGATCGACGTTCTAGCATTGTGAAACAG GCGTGCCATTTGTTGCGCTTACTATCAAAAGAGCTAATGGATGACTTTGAAGCTTGTGCTGAGATCTTCATTCCG GTACTTATGAAGCTTGTTGTGATAACTGTTCTTGTGATTGCGGAGTCTGCAGATAATTGCATTAAAACA ATGTTGCGTAACTGCAAAGTTGCCCGTGTGCTACCTCGAATAGCTGATGCCGCAAAGAATGACAAAAGTGCAGTTCTTCGTGCTAG GTGTTGCGAATATGCGCTTCTGATACTGGAGTACTGGGCTGATGCTCCAGAACTTCAACGTTCTGCTGATTTATATGAGGATCTAATCAAATGCTGTGTAGCAGATGCAATGAGTGAG GTGCGATCAACTGCTCGAACCTGCTACTGGATGTTTACAAAAACATGGCCAGAGAGGTCTAGGCGTCTTTTTTTATCATTTGATCCTGTCATACAAAGG ATGTTGAatgaagagaatggaggtatgaACAGACgatattcttctccttctctcctTGAAAAGGGAGCACACTTATCTCATTCTCCATCTCAATCCATGAGTACAAGCATACCTGGCTATAGTATCTCTGCCATTGTTGCAATGGATAAGACTTCAGCTATTTTGTCAGGGACATCTGTTTCCTCATCTAGCCTTGTGTCAAAATCCAAATCACTTGGTAAAAATTCGAAGAGAAGCCTAGAGAGTGTGCTTCATGCTAGCAAACAGAAGGTTCTAGCTATTGAAAGTTTACTGAAAGGTATTAGCATGTCTGAGAAGAAAACCCTCACTGCTGCATGCTCCACAAGCTTGGATCTAG CCGTTGATTCTCCATCTACCCATGATAAGCCACTCACTACCAGTGTTTCGTCAAATTCTTTTTCTATGCAAAGTTCACCGTTGGAGGATTCAACCATCACAAACATTGGAAAAGATGGTAACAGGAATGGTGGTTTAAATATGTCTGACCTAGTCAGTCAGGTTCAATTATCTAGAGATCAAACAAAACTATCTTTCCTTAATCATGATACATCTGATTCCCTTTCTTTGCCATCATCATACTTGAAACGATCATGTGAACAATTGCAAGACGGAAGTGTTTGTGAAGATAATGTCGATCACAATTTGACTAGGCAACTTCTGGGTATCCAAACAGAAAAATGTAATCTGGAGACACCATCTATGGATTCTAGCCATAGGGATTCACAGAATCTTTATGTTCCCAACTTTCGACGGCCTCTTCTAAGAAAGCAAGTGACAGGAAGAGGTGTGGCAAATGCTAGAAATAGTTTTGATGATAGTCAAATCCTAGCAAGTGAAATGTCTAGCTATATAGATGGTCCGGAAACACTTGGTGATGCACTTAGTGAGGGACTAAGCCCAAGTTCAGATTGGGTAGCTAGGGTTTGTTCATTCAATTACCTTTGGAGTTTGTTGCAGCAAGGTCCAAAAGGTGTTTTGGAGGTAACACAGAATTTTGAGAAGGTTATGAAGTTGTTTTTTCGATATTTGGATGACCCTCATCATAAAGTTGCACAGGCAACCTTTGTAACCCTTGCTGAAATTATTTCAACTTGCAGAAAGCCTTTTGAGAATTATCTTGAAAGAACATTACCACGTGTTTTTGCTAGATTAATTGATCCAAAGGAACTGGTAAGGCAACCATGTTCAGTAACACTTGAGATAATTGGTAAGACGTACAACATTGATTCTCTTCTCCCTGCTCTTGTCCGCTCTTTGGATGAGCAGAGATCTCCTAAAGCAAAATTGGCTGTCATTCAGTTTGCAAATAATTCCTTTAATAAAcatacaataaattatgatggttACAGTAACAACGGATTTCTTAAGTTATGGCTTGCTAAGTTATTGCCTTTGGTAAATGACAAAAATATAAGGCTGAAGGAAGCATCCATTTCTGGAATCATTTCAGTTTATTCCCATTTTGATGCAATTGGAGTCTTGAATTTCATTTTGAGTCTTTCTGTTGAAGAACAGAACTTGTTAAGACGAAAACTTAAGCAGTATACTCCTCGTATAGAGGTTGAGTTAATGAACTTCTTGCAGAATAAGAAAGAACGTCAGCGTTCAAAATCTTTTTATGACCAATCAAATGTTGGAACTTCTGAGGAAGGTTATGTCGGAGGTATTCATTGTGCATATTACTCAGCCTGTTCAGTTGATGGTGAAGGTGAGAGGAAGCGGACTTCAACCGAGCAGTTGATGCAGTTTGATGTTTACACTATTCATGCAACTTCTGATGAGTCTCATCATCCTTCTCAGAATGTTGATGCTTGCACTTCTGATCCTTCATCTCAAGGCAGGTTGGTGACTAATTCATTGCTGAAAACAAATTATAGCATTGAGCATGAGAACTCTCTGTTAACTCCACGTCTAGATGTGAGTGAACTAATCAGTTGTGATGGACACAAGACCATTGATATGAATCATGTAAGTGAAGTTTGTAGAGATCCTGAAATGAACCATAATAagcttaatttttcaaaatctaacCTAGAAGGAGATATGGGACCTAGCATTCCAGGACTTCTTCATCAG ATTTGTAATGTAAATGATGCGAGCTCGAGTTCAGAGAAATGTGACACCTTGCAACAGCTGGCGGAAATTTCACTAAAGAATGATAATTCTGTCTGGGCAAAG TATTTCGATCAGATCTTGACAGCTGTGCTTGAGGTGTTTGATCATTCAGATCCTTTGATGCGGGAGCTGGCTCTTTCTGTGATTGTTAGAATGCTTGACAATCAG AAAAGTGCAATGGAAGATTCTATTGATGTTGTCACTGAGAAGTTGATTCATGCGTCTAAAGATGAGGTTGCGAAG GTTTCAAATGAAGCAAATCAATGCCTGAATATTATCTTGACACGCTTTGATCCATACAAATTCTTAAGT GTTATAGTTCCTTTATTAGTCAGCAATGATGAAAAGAGCCTTGTTATTTGTATCAACTGCTTAACCAAG ATTGTCGGACGGCTTCCTCAAGAAGATTTGATGCAGCATTTGCCTTCATTTTTGCCAGCATTGTTTGATGCATTTGGAAACCAAAGTCCAGACTTGAGAAAG ACTGTTGTTTTCGGTTTGGTGGAAATCTATATCATATTGGGGAAGTCATTTGTACCTTATTTGGAGGGCCTTAGTAGCACGCAGCTACGACTGGTGACCATCTACGCAAACAGAATTTCTCAGGCAAGATCTGGTGCTTCACTCAATTCTTGTCACTAA